A portion of the Methanosphaera cuniculi genome contains these proteins:
- a CDS encoding molybdopterin dinucleotide binding domain-containing protein → MCKLDVIINTGTSIIQAFYEKKGSTLKDEYRQSTAVAFMDPRDMEKLHLKSKDKIDVKTKWGEVTLYVKKSHDAPHENMIFIPRGPWANIVVNPETYCCNIPTYKGIKATIKKSEKPVLLTTDLISQTYNKYNHDNTQSLGEKPVYKKIGE, encoded by the coding sequence ATGTGCAAACTTGATGTAATAATAAATACAGGAACAAGTATTATCCAAGCTTTCTATGAAAAAAAAGGATCAACACTAAAAGATGAATACAGACAATCAACAGCAGTAGCATTCATGGATCCAAGAGATATGGAAAAACTACATCTTAAAAGTAAAGACAAAATAGATGTAAAAACAAAGTGGGGAGAAGTAACATTATACGTTAAAAAATCACACGATGCACCACATGAAAACATGATATTCATACCTCGTGGACCATGGGCTAACATAGTAGTAAATCCTGAGACATACTGCTGTAATATACCAACATATAAGGGAATAAAAGCAACAATAAAAAAATCTGAAAAACCAGTACTACTAACTACTGATTTGATAAGTCAAACATATAACAAATACAACCATGATAATACACAATCACTTGGTGAAAAACCAGTATATAAAAAAATAGGGGAATAA
- a CDS encoding 4Fe-4S dicluster domain-containing protein — protein MLKINQDHCLGCGACVIVCPINQQICPEITGGNGPDTTDVIMLVENGIIKLFHPEKCNECLICNTTCPTKAIYHGDK, from the coding sequence ATGTTAAAAATTAATCAAGACCATTGTCTAGGATGCGGAGCTTGTGTAATAGTATGTCCAATAAACCAGCAAATATGTCCTGAAATAACAGGAGGAAATGGACCTGACACTACAGATGTAATAATGCTAGTTGAAAATGGAATAATAAAACTATTTCACCCAGAAAAATGTAATGAATGCCTAATATGTAACACTACATGTCCAACAAAAGCAATATACCATGGAGACAAATAA